The genomic region TTTTGGGCCAGAGCGTAAAGAGGGAGCTGCCCGCATTATTGATGATAATGGTAAAATGGGTAATGCAAATAAAGAGGTTATTGATGCTTTAATTCAAGCGGATCGATTATTTGCACGTGGTCGTTTAAAGCATTCATATCCTCATAGTTGGCGTTCCAAAAAACCAGTAATTTTTCGTAATACACCGCAATGGTTTATTTCAATGGATAAAGATTTGGGTGATGGTTCAACTTTACGAAGCCGAGCTTTAGAAGCTGTTTCGATAACGCGTTTTGTTCCATCTTCTGGTCAAAATCGTTTAGTTTCTATGATAGCAGATCGTCCTGATTGGGTACTTTCTCGTCAGCGAGCTTGGGGTGTTCCGATTTGTATTTTTGCTAATGAAGATGGTGTTGTTCTGAAAGATGAACAAGTCAATGAGCGTATTTTGCAGGCTTTTGAAGCGGAAGGAGCCGATGCGTGGTTTGCACAAGGGGCGCGTGAACGTTTTTTGGGTGCACGTGCACATGAGTCTTGGCACCAGGTACGTGATATTTTAGATGTTTGGTTTGATTCTGGGTCGACTCATAGTTTTGTATTAGAAGGTCGTTCTGATTTAAAATGGCCTGCTGATGTTTATTTTGAAGGGTCGGATCAGCATCGTGGTTGGTTTCAGTCTTCTCTTTTGGAAAGTTGTGGGACACGTGCTTGTTCACCTTATAAAACGGTGATTACACATGGTTTTACTCTGGATGAGAATGGCAAAAAAATGTCTAAATCTTTGGGGAATACAGTTGTTCCACAAGATGTCATTAAAACCTCTGGCGCTGATATTTTTCGTCTTTGGGTGATGACGACTGATTATTGGGAAGATCAGCGTTTAGGCAAAAAGATCCTTCAGACAAATGTGGATTTGTATCGTAAGTTGCGTAATGCAATTCGTTGGATGCTTGGAACTTTAGCGCATGATACAGGGGAAGAAATATCTTATTGTGCTATGCCAGATCTTGAAAAGTTCATACTGCATCGTCTTTATGAGCTCGATCAATTGATTAATCAGTCTTATAATGCGTTTGATTTTAAAAAAATTATGCGCGCATTATTAGATTTTTCGATTATTGAGTTATCTGCATTTTATTTTGATATCCGCAAAGATTCTCTTTACTGTGATGCACCTTCATCAAAAAAACGTAAAGCTTCTTTACAGGTTGTCCGTGAGATTTTTGAACGGATGGTAACATGGCTTGCTCCGATGTTGCCTTTTACAATGGAAGAGGCTTGGTTGGAGCGTTATCCAGAAAGTTGTTCAGTGCATTTAGAGCAATTTCGTTCTGCTCCAGAAGAGTGGAAGAATGAGGCATTAGCTGAGCGTTGGAAAAAAGTTCGGCAAGTTCGGAAAGTTGTTACGGGTGCTTTAGAACTTGAGCGGGCAGAAAAACGTATTGGATCATCTTTAGAAGCAGCGCCTGTTGTCTTTATTTCTAATCCAGTTTTATTGGAAGCGTTAGACAATTTAGATATGGCAGAAATTTGTATCACCAGTGCTCTAACAATTGTTCAGGATATATCACCTTCGAATGCGTTTATTTTAGATGATGTTGAAGGTGTTGGTGTGTGTTCAAATAAGGCTTTAGGTGCAAAATGCGCCAGGTCATGGCGTTATACACAAGATGTTGGAAGTGATCCAGCTTATCCTGATGTCTCTGCTCGTGATGCGGCTGCTTTGCGGGAATTGCAGGAACTTGACGAAAATTGCAAAGGCTCTAAGTTAGAATAATTGAAGTAAGCGATATTCAACAGTTTTTATCATGTGAATTCTGTCATTGCTGAGGAGGGTCTTTTATGTTAAGTGCAAAACGCGTTATTATGTCTACAGATAGGCAAGTTCGTGCGTAGATAACTAGTCTCTAGTTAATCAGAGTGGATATAAGTAAATAATACGTTTGAAAAATGGATAAGCAGTGAAAAAGCGTGAAGTCAAAATAGTGTTAATGAGCACCCTCAGCGTATGCTTTATTTTGACAGGGTGCCGTGTGCCTGCTCCAACTTATGGGACAGATAAGGCAGTTTCATTGCAATTTGTTGATGATATTGTGAGCCTTGTTCCATCTAGCTCAACTGATAATAATCAGCCTGTTATGAAACAACGCCCTGAGCTTGTATATCCAGGGCCGGATTCGCGTGCAGTTTTACCTCCGCCTCAAGCAGATAGTGTAGGGGGCTCCCCACAGGTGAATGTAAAAAAACGACGTAAGAAATATTTATTCCGTCGACAAGCGGCAGGTGAGGGAAATGTAAATTACCAGAGAGATCTTAGTGAGCCGCCTTTAATTTATCGTCAGCCAGCAAAAACAGCCCCTGTTGGTCAAAAGGGGTACGATGAATCAGTGAAAGAGCGTAAAAGGAAACGTGCTGCAAGACAAGCAAAATCTGGTGACAAGAAGAGCTTGTGGCCTTTTTAAGGGGCTATTGTTTAAAGAGTAGGTGTTTGAGGCGAAAGTAAAGAGTGTTTTTGATTTCGCTTTTGAGCGAAGAATTCTTTAAGCAAGTGGCTTGCTTCTTTTTCTTTGAAACCAGAATAGACTTCAGGTATATGATGACAAGTTGGCTGTTGATAAAAGCGCGGACCGTGTTCAATAGCACCACCTTTTGGGTCGCTTGTTGCGTAATAGAGGCGTCGTATGCGTGCAAATGAAATGGCTGCAGCGCACATAGCGCAAGGTTCGAGTGTTACATAGAGATCGCAATCAGGAATTCTTTCGCTTTGAAGTATTTCACAAGCTATACGAATAGCGCGTATTTCTGCGTGTCCTGTAGGGTCGCATACAGTTTTTGTATAGTTTCCAACACGTGCAATGATTGTTTTACCACGCATGATAACAGCACCTACAGGAATTTCGTCTTGCTTTGCTGCCAATTGTGCTTCTAAAAGGGCTATTTCCATAGGAGTAAGAGACATATTTTTCTTTCTATGTAGAGAATAGGTAATCAAATAGTTATAGAAGTTTGCTGTAGAGTAATTGAACGTTTTATATTTAATTTATGATAAAAGAGATTTTATCATTTCTTTAAAAGTGTCTACAGTGAATTTGAAAATAAACAGGTGCATATTGTTGCTGTTAAAGGATAGAAAATGA from Bartonella schoenbuchensis R1 harbors:
- a CDS encoding nucleoside deaminase; this encodes MSLTPMEIALLEAQLAAKQDEIPVGAVIMRGKTIIARVGNYTKTVCDPTGHAEIRAIRIACEILQSERIPDCDLYVTLEPCAMCAAAISFARIRRLYYATSDPKGGAIEHGPRFYQQPTCHHIPEVYSGFKEKEASHLLKEFFAQKRNQKHSLLSPQTPTL